One genomic region from Conexibacter woesei DSM 14684 encodes:
- a CDS encoding SDR family NAD(P)-dependent oxidoreductase, translating to MTARFQDKVALVVGGTLGIGLAAAERLAAEGASVVVGGHDAASVEAALAMLPPGSQGLAGDVREASHAAALVERAVSAFGGLDVLVYSAGVQRYGTVETTTAEEWAEVFGVNVGGIHLVAQRAIPALRARGGGAVVLVSSTQATASQTDVAAYTASKGAISALTRAMALDHAPDGIRVNAVAPGSVDTPMLRWAADLFKGDASAEEVVAEWGRMHPLGRVATPAEVAAAIAFLAGDDARFVTGSELRVDGGLLAALPVGLPR from the coding sequence GTGACCGCTCGCTTCCAGGACAAGGTCGCGCTCGTCGTCGGCGGGACGCTCGGGATCGGGCTGGCGGCGGCCGAGCGGCTGGCCGCCGAGGGCGCCTCGGTGGTGGTCGGCGGGCACGACGCGGCGTCGGTCGAGGCAGCGCTCGCCATGCTCCCGCCCGGCTCGCAGGGGCTGGCGGGCGACGTGCGCGAGGCATCCCACGCGGCGGCGCTCGTCGAGCGGGCGGTCTCGGCGTTCGGCGGGCTCGACGTGCTCGTCTACTCGGCCGGCGTGCAGCGCTACGGCACCGTCGAGACGACCACCGCGGAGGAGTGGGCGGAGGTCTTCGGCGTCAACGTCGGCGGCATCCACCTCGTCGCGCAGCGGGCGATCCCCGCGCTGCGCGCGCGGGGCGGCGGCGCGGTCGTGCTCGTCTCCTCGACGCAGGCGACCGCGTCGCAGACCGACGTCGCCGCCTACACCGCGTCGAAGGGCGCGATCAGCGCGCTGACGCGAGCGATGGCGCTCGACCACGCGCCCGACGGGATCCGCGTCAACGCGGTCGCGCCCGGTTCGGTCGACACGCCGATGCTGCGCTGGGCGGCCGACCTCTTCAAGGGCGACGCTTCCGCCGAGGAGGTCGTCGCGGAGTGGGGGAGGATGCACCCGCTCGGCCGCGTCGCGACGCCCGCGGAGGTCGCCGCCGCGATCGCCTTCCTCGCCGGCGACGACGCGCGCTTCGTGACGGGCTCGGAGCTGCGCGTCGACGGCGGGCTGTTGGCGGCGCTGCCGGTGGGCCTGCCGAGATGA
- a CDS encoding FadR/GntR family transcriptional regulator: protein MTLVRELANNRGVSLGAGTPRPSGSDLLTEQVVELIDRERLEPGDRLPTVQALADRFSVAAPTMREVLRRLQAVGVVELRHGSGVYVRHGGRRVVLPNPYPGRLEPDTILDLLDARLLIEPHLAHLAARAGADEIGELAQLIARARELLGGGGDAELSRTNLDFHRGVARCAGNLVLAQVIDSLLDLYSAEQMEVMRLYADRVHDHEEHVEILEAIQAHDPELASERMQRHLEDVKSVVAARIDAGEVK, encoded by the coding sequence ATGACTTTGGTGCGTGAGCTGGCGAACAATCGCGGTGTCTCGTTGGGCGCAGGGACACCGCGCCCGAGTGGCTCGGACCTGCTGACGGAGCAGGTCGTCGAGCTGATCGACCGCGAGCGGTTGGAGCCCGGAGACCGGCTGCCGACCGTGCAGGCACTCGCCGACCGCTTCTCGGTCGCGGCGCCGACGATGCGCGAGGTGCTGCGCCGGCTGCAGGCGGTCGGCGTCGTCGAGCTGCGCCACGGCTCGGGCGTCTACGTCCGCCACGGCGGGCGCCGCGTCGTGCTGCCGAACCCCTACCCGGGCCGGCTCGAGCCCGACACGATCCTCGACCTGCTCGACGCGCGCCTGCTGATCGAGCCGCACCTCGCCCACCTCGCAGCACGGGCCGGCGCGGACGAGATCGGCGAGCTCGCGCAGCTGATCGCACGCGCGAGAGAGCTGCTGGGGGGCGGTGGGGACGCCGAGCTGAGCAGGACGAACCTCGACTTCCATCGCGGCGTCGCACGCTGCGCGGGGAACCTCGTGCTGGCCCAGGTGATCGACTCGCTGCTCGACCTCTACAGCGCAGAGCAGATGGAGGTCATGCGGCTGTACGCCGATCGCGTTCACGACCACGAAGAGCATGTCGAGATCCTGGAGGCGATCCAGGCCCACGATCCGGAGCTGGCATCCGAGCGGATGCAGCGCCACCTCGAAGACGTCAAATCGGTCGTCGCCGCGCGCATCGACGCGGGCGAAGTGAAGTGA
- a CDS encoding SMP-30/gluconolactonase/LRE family protein — MSAAETGARTSGAPLFEASVFVDGIVGPVRLSHPECVAFDADGNAWCGGERGEIYRVAADGSAIEQVASTGGFVLGVALDGRGFLYACDLAERAVFRVDVASGAVERFADGGGAMATPNFAVVDERRGCLYVSDSREAGVAGPSIWRVALAGGACEPWHPGGLTFANGLALSADGDSLYVAETWARQVVRIAIGRDGAPVGEPEVVVETSGALPDGLALDAAGRLYIACYEPSRVYRFDPAGGAGGASGAAGAGGASGAGLELLLDDPTAHTLCHPTNCAFRGSELFIANLGRWHLARAEVGAEGLPLPGQR, encoded by the coding sequence ATGAGCGCGGCGGAGACGGGCGCGCGAACGAGCGGCGCGCCGCTCTTCGAGGCGTCCGTCTTCGTCGACGGGATCGTCGGGCCGGTCCGCCTCAGCCATCCGGAGTGCGTCGCGTTCGACGCTGACGGGAACGCCTGGTGCGGCGGCGAGCGGGGCGAGATCTACCGCGTTGCGGCGGACGGCTCGGCGATCGAGCAGGTCGCCTCGACCGGCGGCTTCGTGCTCGGCGTCGCACTCGACGGACGCGGCTTCCTCTACGCCTGCGACCTCGCGGAGCGAGCGGTCTTCCGCGTCGACGTCGCGAGCGGCGCGGTCGAGCGGTTCGCGGACGGAGGCGGCGCGATGGCGACGCCGAACTTCGCCGTCGTCGACGAGCGGCGCGGCTGCCTCTACGTCTCCGACAGCCGCGAGGCCGGGGTCGCGGGCCCGTCGATCTGGCGCGTCGCGCTGGCTGGCGGCGCCTGCGAGCCGTGGCACCCGGGCGGCCTGACGTTCGCGAACGGGCTGGCGCTCTCCGCCGACGGTGACTCGCTCTACGTCGCCGAGACGTGGGCGCGGCAGGTCGTGCGGATCGCGATCGGCCGCGACGGCGCGCCCGTCGGCGAGCCGGAGGTCGTCGTCGAGACGTCCGGCGCGCTTCCGGACGGCCTCGCGCTCGACGCCGCCGGCCGCCTCTACATCGCCTGCTACGAGCCGTCGCGGGTCTACCGCTTCGACCCGGCGGGTGGCGCGGGCGGCGCGAGTGGGGCGGCTGGCGCGGGCGGGGCGAGCGGCGCGGGCCTGGAGCTGCTGCTCGACGACCCGACCGCACACACGCTCTGCCACCCGACCAACTGCGCCTTCCGCGGCAGCGAGCTGTTCATCGCCAACCTCGGTCGCTGGCACCTCGCCCGCGCGGAGGTCGGCGCCGAGGGACTCCCCCTGCCGGGCCAGCGCTGA